A single region of the Candidatus Abyssobacteria bacterium SURF_5 genome encodes:
- a CDS encoding electron transfer flavoprotein beta subunit/FixA family protein, with product MKIVVLVKQVPDTETKVQVKPGETAISTDGVTYVINPYDEFAIEEALRIKEAKGGEVTLISLGWDKAAEALRTGLAMGADKAVHLNDPAFLGGDAHATAVALAKAVKKMECDLLLCGKQGIDYDNHQVGVRVAELLGVPHVAVVTKLELQDGKAVAHREIEGGSEVVEVPLPAVITCQKGLNEPRYASLKGIMQAKKKPLAAQKPADIDASAGEVGKAGAKLEVVSMSMPPDRPAGRIVPGEPEDAAKEVVKLLRNEAKVI from the coding sequence ATGAAAATCGTTGTCTTGGTGAAACAGGTTCCGGACACGGAAACAAAAGTCCAAGTGAAACCTGGTGAAACGGCTATCAGCACGGATGGTGTTACGTACGTTATCAATCCATACGACGAGTTCGCCATTGAAGAAGCCCTACGGATCAAAGAGGCAAAAGGCGGCGAAGTGACTCTTATTTCACTCGGATGGGACAAGGCGGCCGAAGCGCTGCGGACCGGACTGGCAATGGGCGCCGACAAGGCGGTCCACCTGAACGATCCCGCTTTTCTCGGCGGCGATGCGCACGCGACCGCGGTCGCTCTGGCCAAGGCGGTCAAAAAGATGGAATGCGACCTGCTTCTGTGCGGCAAGCAGGGCATAGATTATGATAATCATCAGGTGGGCGTCCGGGTGGCCGAGCTGTTGGGTGTTCCGCACGTTGCGGTGGTGACCAAGCTCGAGCTGCAGGACGGCAAAGCGGTTGCACATCGCGAGATCGAAGGCGGATCGGAAGTCGTCGAGGTCCCTCTGCCGGCGGTTATCACCTGCCAAAAAGGGCTGAACGAACCGCGCTACGCCTCGCTCAAGGGAATCATGCAGGCGAAGAAGAAACCGCTTGCGGCGCAGAAACCGGCCGATATCGATGCCTCCGCGGGCGAAGTCGGAAAAGCGGGGGCGAAACTTGAGGTAGTGAGCATGTCGATGCCTCCGGACAGGCCGGCCGGCCGCATTGTCCCGGGAGAGCCCGAGGATGCGGCGAAAGAAGTCGTGAAGCTTCTCAGGAATGAGGCAAAAGTAATCTGA
- a CDS encoding periplasmic heavy metal sensor yields the protein MRKALVSLVVLGLIVGIGADALAQAAKTKGRDPAVVFRPPSQKEMTAIDQRLQLTDEQRARMKKVNEQYRQQIDELVSRYKKAYQDLTAALQGSPDPARVKNEIQRVHKTHEAVVAKEAELWTALADSLSGEQAVEFWKMFGKDRLRTVKEKAPSVEAEPEAAEPEEEM from the coding sequence ATGAGAAAGGCACTGGTTTCGCTGGTAGTTCTCGGTTTAATTGTCGGCATTGGAGCAGATGCACTGGCTCAGGCAGCCAAAACGAAGGGGCGAGATCCGGCCGTTGTGTTTCGCCCGCCCAGTCAAAAAGAGATGACCGCGATCGATCAGAGACTGCAGTTGACGGATGAACAGCGTGCACGGATGAAGAAGGTGAACGAGCAGTATCGCCAACAAATCGACGAGCTTGTGAGCAGGTATAAGAAAGCCTATCAAGATCTTACGGCAGCGCTGCAGGGTAGTCCGGATCCTGCGCGAGTCAAAAACGAGATACAACGAGTGCATAAAACTCATGAAGCCGTTGTTGCCAAGGAGGCGGAGCTGTGGACCGCTCTTGCGGATTCGCTGAGTGGCGAACAGGCTGTTGAATTCTGGAAGATGTTCGGTAAAGATCGCCTGCGGACGGTCAAGGAGAAAGCACCTTCAGTCGAAGCCGAACCTGAGGCGGCTGAGCCCGAAGAAGAGATGTAA
- a CDS encoding pyridoxamine 5'-phosphate oxidase family protein, translated as MAKMPAPVIEKFADTEAAKFMATVDGDGMPNVVPILSVMPFGDEMLVFVDIMMNKTKHNLLANRKVAVSVLTKDGVAYQVKGTFEEFQTSGPMFEMFASHPLLKYNAYSGPRGIGTIRVDSVFTACPPLPGKRIC; from the coding sequence ATGGCAAAGATGCCTGCGCCCGTAATCGAGAAATTCGCGGACACCGAAGCGGCGAAATTCATGGCTACCGTGGATGGGGACGGGATGCCGAACGTCGTGCCCATCCTCTCGGTCATGCCGTTCGGAGATGAGATGCTGGTGTTCGTCGATATCATGATGAACAAAACAAAGCACAACCTTCTTGCTAACAGGAAGGTCGCCGTGTCCGTTCTCACCAAGGACGGGGTGGCCTATCAGGTGAAAGGCACCTTCGAGGAGTTCCAGACCTCCGGCCCGATGTTCGAGATGTTCGCCTCGCACCCGCTCTTGAAGTATAATGCGTATTCCGGGCCGCGCGGCATCGGGACTATCCGCGTTGACTCCGTGTTCACGGCCTGTCCGCCCCTGCCGGGGAAAAGGATTTGCTAG
- the mgtE gene encoding magnesium transporter gives MKNVLLVPELRELLAEGNAESLREFCGATHPAFIAEFLSGLTTEEIHQILSYADRRARAEIFSYLDSEIQLALASSLQRPELVELISNMSHDERVDLIKRMPEAETQIIMPAIAQVEREDIRKLASYPEGTAGAVMTSDYATLSPDLTVEEAIRKLRLEAPDKETIYYAYVVDDQRRLIGFVSLKDLILARSFKRVGEVMHSDVISARLDEDQEEVARKIEKYDLLAIPIINGGGALVGIVTHDDAMDIIREEQTEDIEKFMGLTGEVQDENYLAVPATAHFRRRAFWAVTLALLGLISGAVLEMFEDTLTSVFILAFYLPMLIGTGGNTGSQAATVVVRALALRQIRPGNIFEVVWKELRVSLMLSMALILVALIRVFLFSPAPGPTTGGFSLIEISTVVALALGLQVISATLIGALLPILASKAKIDPAVVASPALATSVDITGMLIYFGLAKLMLGI, from the coding sequence ATGAAAAACGTTTTGCTCGTCCCCGAGTTGCGCGAGCTGCTTGCCGAGGGGAACGCTGAGAGCCTTCGCGAATTTTGCGGAGCAACGCATCCTGCCTTTATCGCCGAATTCCTCAGCGGCCTTACCACCGAGGAAATCCATCAAATCCTGTCGTATGCGGACCGGCGTGCGCGGGCGGAAATCTTCAGTTATCTTGACAGCGAGATTCAGCTAGCGTTGGCGTCCTCGCTGCAGCGTCCCGAGCTCGTGGAACTCATTTCCAACATGTCGCACGACGAGCGGGTGGACCTGATTAAACGGATGCCGGAAGCCGAAACGCAGATCATCATGCCGGCTATTGCGCAGGTCGAACGCGAGGACATAAGAAAACTTGCGTCGTACCCGGAAGGCACTGCAGGAGCGGTGATGACTTCCGATTATGCGACCCTCTCACCCGATCTGACGGTCGAGGAGGCCATCCGCAAGCTTCGGCTCGAGGCGCCCGACAAGGAAACCATTTACTATGCTTACGTCGTCGACGATCAGAGAAGGCTTATCGGCTTCGTATCGCTGAAAGACCTTATTCTTGCTCGCTCCTTCAAACGGGTAGGCGAGGTGATGCATTCCGACGTCATTTCGGCCCGCCTCGATGAGGATCAGGAAGAGGTCGCGCGGAAAATTGAGAAGTACGACCTGCTCGCAATCCCGATCATCAATGGCGGCGGCGCGCTCGTAGGCATCGTCACTCATGACGATGCCATGGACATCATCCGCGAAGAGCAGACCGAAGACATCGAGAAATTCATGGGGTTGACGGGCGAGGTGCAGGACGAGAATTATCTGGCCGTGCCCGCAACTGCGCATTTCAGGCGGCGCGCCTTCTGGGCGGTTACGCTCGCCCTGCTCGGGCTTATTTCGGGCGCCGTTCTGGAAATGTTCGAGGACACGCTCACCTCTGTCTTCATCCTTGCCTTTTATCTGCCCATGCTGATCGGCACCGGCGGCAATACCGGCTCGCAGGCGGCGACCGTGGTCGTTCGAGCGCTCGCCCTGCGGCAGATACGTCCCGGCAACATTTTCGAGGTCGTCTGGAAAGAGCTGCGCGTGAGCCTGATGCTCAGCATGGCTCTCATATTGGTTGCCCTCATCCGGGTCTTCCTTTTCTCGCCTGCCCCCGGTCCGACCACGGGCGGCTTCTCACTCATCGAAATCAGCACCGTCGTGGCGCTTGCACTGGGTCTGCAGGTCATATCGGCCACTCTAATCGGAGCATTGCTGCCGATTCTCGCCTCAAAGGCAAAGATCGATCCCGCTGTTGTGGCCAGCCCCGCTCTTGCGACTTCCGTCGATATAACCGGCATGCTCATCTACTTCGGCCTCGCCAAACTGATGTTGGGTATCTGA
- a CDS encoding DUF3604 domain-containing protein — translation MKTCTIRFILLFLFFAGVSCSEKSEMKTAAAGKDSWPHVVPYLDSTPSAKDGQGTASVAPAGPFLAGAMTDFEIAFTVGEAGIAPGGFVILQVSPWWGWTTPQTLDPDGPGYTTVRTSFSDASTKAFTLQLGRIVVSSASRGFRHGETITFNLKDVRVDKFAEAEELFQIFTDADGDGHSRCIDKPPSVRVEAREAVRLEVTAPSQVRPGETIKVGAAPLDVLGNWSTMPPGRWRLSVIRNGHTVDDIAGEASGEEKRITIPYVFAEEGLFFFVVETASRLQGKSNVVFCRQGEPALNLYFGDIHGHSRMSDGTGTPGDYYRYARQVSGLDIAALTDHADYGTIPIDGAAWERIKDAANTAYEPGEFVTFLGFEWTNWKYGHRNVYYRDGDGPVFRSIDPESDSPQELWELLRPYEAMTAAHHVGGGPISTDWSIPPGPKEYFVEISSIHGTSEFLGGDSAVYHPVRGAFVRDALARGYRLGIVGGGDTHDGHPGQRSAGAPVTGLMGVYAKELTREAVWEAFRRRQVYATSGPKIILSFRAGDSPMGSEITWSRNQGPLPLAFRAICCEKIESVEIIRNGQAVFRTAGEGLTAQYLLTDPDPPSGTSSYYLRVKQADGNLAWSSPVWVTKN, via the coding sequence ATGAAAACCTGCACGATTCGTTTTATCCTGCTTTTTCTGTTTTTCGCGGGCGTCTCTTGCTCCGAAAAATCAGAAATGAAAACTGCGGCAGCAGGGAAGGATTCCTGGCCGCACGTTGTTCCGTACCTCGATAGCACACCTTCAGCAAAAGACGGACAAGGCACTGCTTCTGTTGCTCCCGCCGGTCCATTCCTTGCGGGCGCAATGACTGATTTTGAAATAGCTTTCACGGTCGGAGAAGCCGGCATAGCGCCCGGCGGGTTTGTTATACTTCAGGTGTCTCCATGGTGGGGATGGACGACGCCTCAAACGCTCGATCCCGATGGTCCAGGCTACACAACTGTCCGTACTTCATTTTCCGACGCCTCCACAAAAGCATTTACACTCCAGCTCGGCAGAATCGTTGTCTCATCCGCGTCACGCGGCTTCAGGCACGGAGAAACCATCACGTTCAACCTGAAAGATGTGCGGGTGGATAAATTTGCCGAGGCCGAGGAATTGTTCCAAATATTCACCGATGCCGACGGTGACGGCCACTCCCGGTGCATTGACAAACCTCCATCCGTCAGAGTAGAGGCGCGAGAAGCGGTTCGCCTCGAGGTAACGGCGCCGTCGCAGGTGAGACCGGGCGAAACAATCAAGGTGGGTGCGGCGCCACTCGATGTTCTCGGCAACTGGAGTACAATGCCGCCCGGCAGGTGGCGGCTGTCGGTTATCCGAAACGGACATACTGTGGATGATATCGCGGGGGAAGCATCTGGCGAAGAGAAAAGAATCACCATTCCTTACGTCTTCGCTGAAGAGGGGCTGTTTTTCTTTGTGGTTGAAACTGCCTCGAGGTTGCAGGGCAAGAGCAACGTCGTCTTTTGCCGGCAGGGCGAACCTGCTCTGAATCTCTACTTCGGCGACATCCACGGCCATTCGCGCATGTCGGATGGGACCGGCACGCCGGGGGATTACTACCGATACGCGCGCCAGGTTTCGGGCCTCGATATCGCCGCACTGACAGATCATGCCGACTACGGAACTATTCCCATAGACGGGGCGGCTTGGGAGCGAATTAAAGATGCGGCAAACACGGCGTACGAGCCGGGCGAATTTGTCACGTTCCTCGGCTTCGAGTGGACCAACTGGAAGTACGGCCACCGCAATGTCTATTACCGCGACGGCGATGGCCCGGTCTTCCGCTCAATCGATCCGGAGAGCGACTCCCCGCAGGAATTATGGGAATTGCTGCGGCCGTACGAGGCAATGACGGCCGCTCATCATGTTGGCGGCGGACCAATATCGACCGACTGGAGCATCCCGCCCGGCCCAAAAGAATACTTCGTCGAGATCAGCTCTATCCATGGGACATCTGAATTTCTCGGAGGCGATTCCGCAGTGTATCATCCGGTCAGGGGCGCGTTCGTACGTGATGCGCTGGCGAGAGGATACCGGCTCGGGATAGTCGGCGGAGGAGACACCCACGACGGCCATCCCGGCCAAAGAAGCGCCGGCGCGCCGGTTACAGGACTTATGGGCGTCTACGCGAAAGAGCTAACACGTGAGGCGGTTTGGGAGGCATTTCGCAGGCGACAGGTTTATGCAACCAGCGGCCCGAAGATCATCCTTTCCTTCCGAGCCGGCGATTCGCCCATGGGTTCGGAAATCACATGGAGCAGAAATCAGGGGCCGCTACCCCTCGCCTTTCGCGCCATCTGTTGTGAGAAGATTGAATCGGTTGAAATCATCCGAAACGGACAGGCTGTGTTCCGGACGGCGGGTGAAGGTTTGACCGCTCAATACTTGCTAACAGATCCAGACCCACCTTCCGGCACTTCCTCGTACTACCTTCGAGTGAAGCAAGCAGATGGCAACCTCGCATGGTCAAGCCCTGTGTGGGTGACCAAAAACTAA
- a CDS encoding electron transfer flavoprotein subunit alpha/FixB family protein — protein MSGIWVFAELRDGKIIKVVNEMLNAGKGISAKLGENVAAVLLGSGVESLAKDLAGMGAKTVYLADDAKLKAYTPDAYAKVVVDLVKQHQPSVLLFGNSAVGKDLAPTVAAKLGVGLASDCTGVEVNDQKKLVFTRPVYSAKAVIKVFCRDNPQMATIRPNVLPPGELDAGASPEVAKAPVALSDSDIRTIVRDVVKSAGGKIELTEANVIVAGGRGMKGPDEFKIIEELANVLGAAVGASRAAVDAGWRDHHDQVGQTGKVVNPSLYIACGISGSIQHLAGMKTSKVIVAVNKDPEAPIFKVANYGIVGDLFKVVPIMTREFKSMLAQ, from the coding sequence ATGAGCGGAATATGGGTTTTTGCTGAATTGCGCGACGGCAAAATCATAAAAGTCGTCAATGAAATGCTTAATGCCGGCAAGGGGATCAGCGCGAAATTGGGCGAGAACGTGGCCGCTGTGCTGCTTGGCTCCGGTGTCGAGTCTCTTGCCAAAGACCTTGCCGGAATGGGCGCGAAAACGGTGTACCTCGCCGACGACGCGAAGCTGAAGGCATATACACCCGATGCGTATGCCAAAGTGGTCGTAGACCTTGTCAAACAGCATCAGCCGTCGGTCCTGCTTTTTGGGAATTCGGCGGTCGGGAAAGATCTCGCGCCTACCGTCGCGGCGAAGCTGGGTGTCGGTTTGGCTTCCGACTGCACCGGCGTCGAAGTCAACGACCAGAAAAAGCTGGTATTCACGCGCCCGGTCTATTCGGCCAAAGCCGTTATCAAAGTCTTTTGCAGGGACAACCCGCAGATGGCTACAATCCGGCCGAACGTGCTCCCGCCCGGTGAACTGGATGCGGGCGCCAGCCCGGAAGTGGCGAAGGCGCCGGTTGCGCTCTCGGACTCGGATATCCGGACAATCGTGCGCGATGTCGTTAAGAGCGCGGGCGGAAAAATAGAACTGACCGAGGCCAATGTGATCGTGGCCGGCGGGCGCGGCATGAAAGGCCCGGACGAGTTCAAAATCATCGAAGAACTGGCGAATGTTCTTGGGGCGGCGGTCGGCGCCTCACGCGCGGCAGTCGATGCCGGCTGGCGTGACCATCATGACCAGGTCGGCCAGACGGGAAAAGTAGTGAACCCGTCGCTGTACATCGCCTGCGGTATCTCGGGATCGATCCAGCACCTTGCCGGCATGAAGACCTCGAAGGTCATCGTCGCCGTCAATAAGGACCCCGAGGCCCCGATTTTCAAGGTGGCCAACTACGGCATCGTCGGCGACCTGTTCAAGGTCGTCCCGATCATGACCCGGGAATTCAAGAGCATGCTCGCGCAGTAA
- the acpS gene encoding holo-[acyl-carrier-protein] synthase translates to MTVLGNGIDIIEIERIERAIARQKEKFLERVYTQEEIDFCMKKARPAMHFAARFAAKEAVAKALGTGLSRGVRMRDIEVAPAAAGPPKVRLYGGAAKIYDALGGKKILLSLSHSREQAIAHAIIS, encoded by the coding sequence ATGACAGTGCTTGGCAACGGCATAGATATCATTGAAATAGAACGGATCGAGCGGGCAATCGCGCGGCAGAAGGAGAAGTTTCTCGAAAGGGTGTACACGCAAGAGGAGATCGACTTCTGCATGAAGAAGGCGCGGCCGGCCATGCATTTTGCCGCCAGGTTCGCCGCCAAAGAAGCGGTGGCCAAGGCGTTGGGAACCGGCTTGAGTAGAGGCGTCAGAATGCGCGACATTGAAGTTGCACCCGCTGCGGCAGGTCCTCCCAAGGTCAGGCTGTATGGCGGAGCCGCGAAGATATACGATGCTCTGGGAGGCAAAAAGATTCTTCTTTCCCTTTCCCATTCAAGGGAACAAGCCATAGCCCACGCGATTATTTCTTGA
- a CDS encoding enoyl-CoA hydratase, translating into MKFVHLNVENKIAKLTVDHPPANALSGPVLSDISNAIDSIANDPSVKVVIITGQGRFFIAGADINQLDKIQNAAEGEALAVNGQRVLDKIEQLAKPVICAVNGMALGGGCELAMACHIRIAADVAKFGQPEINLGIIPGFGGTQRLARIIGPSRATELILTGDMISAEEALRLGLVNAVAPAAELEESVRKLAEKIASKSMPAIGAALRAIGGGLDVPLADGLALEANIFGEICETADKKEGLRAFLEKRKANFLDR; encoded by the coding sequence TTGAAATTTGTCCACCTGAACGTCGAGAACAAGATAGCGAAGCTCACTGTTGATCACCCGCCCGCGAACGCGCTTAGTGGTCCCGTCCTTTCCGATATCAGTAATGCAATCGACTCGATCGCGAACGATCCGTCGGTAAAAGTTGTGATCATCACCGGGCAGGGTCGTTTTTTTATAGCCGGCGCCGATATCAATCAATTGGATAAGATTCAAAATGCCGCCGAGGGCGAGGCGCTCGCCGTTAACGGGCAGCGGGTATTGGACAAGATCGAACAGCTTGCGAAGCCGGTGATCTGCGCGGTGAACGGGATGGCGCTTGGCGGCGGCTGTGAGCTGGCGATGGCGTGTCATATTCGCATTGCGGCCGATGTCGCCAAGTTCGGACAGCCGGAAATCAATCTGGGAATCATTCCAGGGTTTGGCGGCACGCAGCGGCTCGCGCGAATCATTGGTCCGAGCAGAGCAACCGAGTTGATTCTTACCGGCGACATGATATCGGCCGAGGAAGCGTTGCGGTTGGGACTCGTGAATGCAGTGGCGCCGGCCGCGGAACTCGAGGAGAGTGTGCGGAAACTGGCGGAAAAAATCGCCTCGAAAAGCATGCCCGCAATTGGGGCGGCTCTTCGGGCGATTGGCGGCGGGCTGGACGTGCCTCTGGCGGACGGGCTGGCGCTCGAGGCAAATATTTTTGGTGAAATCTGCGAGACCGCTGATAAGAAGGAAGGTCTCCGCGCTTTCCTGGAGAAGCGCAAGGCAAATTTTCTGGATAGGTGA